The Seriola aureovittata isolate HTS-2021-v1 ecotype China chromosome 2, ASM2101889v1, whole genome shotgun sequence genome has a segment encoding these proteins:
- the tac3b gene encoding tachykinin-3b — protein sequence MERTPHCCSFVSLVALVFLILFPVRSWSKEETYKSLTEVKPECCVGEHAESKRFDDFDDDTFVGLMGRRSAAQPNSHRFSPMSRKRHMDHILADLLGRRRTACPCTKEYFQQRRG from the exons ATGGAGAGAACtccacactgctgcagttttgTTTCACTGGTTGCTTTGGTCTTCCTCATCTTATTTCCTGTGAGGTCTTGGAGTAAAGAGGAAACCTACAAGTCACTGACAGAG GTTAAACCAGAGTGCTGTGTTGGTGAACACGCAGAGTCGAAGAGATTTGATGACTTCGATGACGACACCTTTGTGGGTCTAATGGGAAGGAGAAGTGCAGCTCAACCAAACA GTCACAGATTCTCCCCAATGTCAAGAAAAA GACACATGGACCACATCCTAGCTGATCTGCTGGGGAGGAGAA GAACGGCTTGCCCGTGTACAAAGGAGTATTTTCAGCAAAGGAGAGGCTGA